One genomic window of Polyangium aurulentum includes the following:
- a CDS encoding SDR family oxidoreductase, translating to MNVKELFDLRGEVAVVTGGSGGLGGLMARTLAGAGAHVAVIARRPDPCEEVVREIKAAGGNALAVGCDVLDLGALEAARARIAEALGPPSILVNGAGGNRPEATTGPSRSVFELDPAAISEVFDLNVQGTLRPCQVFGRAMAERRRGCIINISSMSASRPLTRVAAYGAAKAAIDNLTRWLAVHMAKEYGPGIRVNAIAPGFFLTDQNRFLLTSRDSGELTERGRTIVEHTPMGRLGAAEDLAGALLWLASPASAFVTGVVVPVDGGFSAFSGV from the coding sequence ATGAACGTGAAAGAGCTGTTCGATCTGCGCGGAGAGGTCGCCGTCGTCACGGGCGGCAGCGGCGGCCTCGGGGGGCTCATGGCCCGCACCCTGGCCGGAGCGGGCGCGCACGTGGCCGTGATTGCGCGCAGGCCCGACCCTTGCGAGGAGGTCGTCCGCGAGATCAAGGCCGCGGGCGGCAATGCCCTCGCGGTGGGCTGCGACGTGCTCGATCTGGGGGCGCTCGAGGCCGCGCGCGCCAGGATCGCCGAGGCGCTCGGCCCGCCCAGCATTCTCGTCAACGGCGCGGGCGGCAATCGCCCCGAGGCAACGACGGGCCCGAGCCGCAGCGTGTTCGAACTCGATCCGGCGGCGATCTCCGAGGTCTTCGATCTGAACGTGCAGGGCACGCTGCGCCCCTGCCAGGTCTTCGGGCGCGCGATGGCCGAGAGGCGCCGCGGCTGCATCATCAACATCTCCTCGATGAGCGCCTCGCGCCCGCTCACGCGCGTGGCGGCTTATGGCGCAGCGAAGGCCGCGATCGACAACCTCACCCGCTGGCTCGCGGTCCACATGGCCAAGGAGTACGGCCCGGGGATCCGCGTCAATGCCATCGCGCCGGGCTTCTTCTTGACCGACCAGAATCGATTCCTGCTCACGTCGCGCGACTCGGGCGAGCTGACGGAGCGGGGGCGCACGATCGTGGAGCATACGCCCATGGGGCGGCTCGGCGCGGCCGAGGATCTGGCCGGCGCGCTCCTGTGGCTGGCGAGCCCGGCCTCGGCGTTCGTCACGGGCGTGGTGGTGCCGGTGGACGGCGGTTTTTCCGCATTCAGCGGGGTGTAG
- the uxaC gene encoding glucuronate isomerase codes for MANRWTLDPDRFFAAEPSQRAAAQRLYALVRDEPIVSPHGHVDPALLADPGARFGSPAELFVIPDHYVCRMIHSQGVPMEALGIPTRDGSPYERDPRKIWQRFAEGFHLFRGTPSGIWLADALIHIFGVTERLDGASAQRVYDHLAERLESPEFSPRALFERFRIRVLCTTDAAGDTLDHHRRMRAEGFSGDIRPTFRPDAVVHLDGWQWRSELDRLSQASGIDITSYGHYIRALEGRRAVFKELGATATDHGHFRPRAERLSLPEAGRIFDRALRGEATAEDAARFSAHMLMEMARMSVEDGLVMQLHAGSLRNHHGALFTRFGPDRGADIPVAVEWTESLRPLLEAHGDDPRFRLLLFTLDESTYSRELAPLAGYYPAVLLGPPWWFLDSPNGMRRYLDLVTETAGFYNTAGFTDDTRAFCSIPARHDVWRRVTANFLAELLVQGRIGEDEAAEFVREYAVGLAERAYRLGAEGR; via the coding sequence ATGGCGAACCGCTGGACGCTCGATCCCGATCGCTTCTTCGCCGCCGAGCCCTCGCAGCGCGCGGCGGCGCAAAGGCTCTACGCGCTCGTGCGTGACGAGCCGATCGTGAGCCCCCACGGCCACGTCGATCCGGCCCTGCTCGCCGATCCAGGCGCGCGGTTCGGCTCGCCCGCCGAGCTGTTCGTGATCCCGGATCACTACGTTTGCCGCATGATCCACAGCCAGGGCGTGCCCATGGAGGCCCTGGGGATCCCGACGCGCGACGGCTCGCCGTACGAGCGGGACCCCCGAAAGATCTGGCAGAGGTTCGCGGAGGGGTTTCATCTCTTCCGCGGTACGCCGAGCGGCATCTGGCTCGCGGACGCGCTCATCCATATCTTCGGCGTGACCGAGCGGCTCGACGGCGCGAGCGCCCAGCGGGTCTACGATCACCTCGCCGAGCGCCTCGAGAGCCCGGAGTTCTCCCCCCGCGCGCTCTTCGAGCGGTTCCGCATTCGCGTGCTCTGCACGACCGACGCGGCGGGCGACACGCTCGACCACCACCGCCGCATGCGGGCCGAGGGTTTTTCAGGCGACATCCGCCCCACGTTCCGGCCCGACGCGGTCGTCCACCTCGACGGATGGCAATGGCGCTCCGAGCTCGATCGGCTGTCCCAGGCGTCGGGGATCGACATCACCTCGTACGGCCATTACATCCGGGCGCTCGAGGGGCGGCGGGCCGTCTTCAAGGAGCTCGGCGCGACGGCCACGGACCACGGCCATTTCAGGCCGCGGGCCGAGCGGTTGAGCCTCCCCGAGGCCGGGCGGATCTTCGATCGCGCCCTGCGTGGCGAGGCGACCGCCGAGGACGCCGCGCGCTTCTCGGCGCACATGCTCATGGAAATGGCCCGCATGAGCGTGGAGGACGGCCTGGTCATGCAGCTCCACGCGGGCAGCCTGCGCAATCACCACGGCGCGCTCTTCACGCGCTTCGGCCCCGATCGCGGCGCGGACATCCCCGTCGCCGTCGAGTGGACCGAGAGCCTGCGGCCCTTGCTCGAGGCCCATGGCGACGATCCGCGCTTCCGGCTCCTGCTCTTCACGCTCGACGAGAGCACCTACAGCCGCGAGCTCGCCCCGCTCGCCGGCTATTACCCCGCCGTGCTGCTCGGGCCGCCCTGGTGGTTCCTCGACAGCCCGAACGGCATGCGGCGCTATCTCGATCTCGTCACCGAGACGGCGGGCTTCTACAACACGGCCGGCTTCACCGACGACACGCGCGCGTTCTGCTCGATCCCGGCGCGCCACGACGTCTGGCGCCGCGTGACCGCGAATTTCCTCGCGGAGCTTCTGGTGCAGGGGCGCATCGGGGAGGACGAGGCGGCGGAGTTCGTGCGCGAATACGCCGTCGGGCTCGCGGAGCGCGCGTATCGGCTGGGGGCCGAGGGGCGATGA